The proteins below are encoded in one region of Candidatus Binataceae bacterium:
- a CDS encoding transcription termination/antitermination NusG family protein has protein sequence MSDADFSNWYLVRTKPHKERWVFDQLKRITQEPFLPLLRSKTRCFGRLTTTVKPLFPCYVFSRFNLKTCYYDVKYTPGVHSLVGVGGEPVVVSKLIVEEIRRRGENGIVEIQPPALGHGQRITIVDGPFRGFQAIFDRYLSSSERVAILLDAIGASSIRVVLPLSCVAE, from the coding sequence ATGTCCGACGCGGATTTCAGCAATTGGTATCTGGTTCGCACCAAGCCGCACAAGGAGCGTTGGGTATTCGATCAGTTGAAACGCATCACCCAGGAGCCCTTCCTTCCTCTGCTGCGCTCCAAGACCCGTTGTTTCGGGCGGCTGACCACCACCGTCAAACCTCTTTTTCCATGCTATGTGTTTAGCCGTTTCAACCTGAAAACCTGCTATTACGACGTCAAATACACTCCCGGCGTGCACAGCTTGGTTGGCGTCGGAGGCGAACCGGTGGTGGTTTCTAAACTGATCGTGGAGGAGATCCGGCGGCGCGGCGAGAATGGGATCGTGGAGATTCAGCCGCCGGCCTTGGGGCACGGTCAGCGCATCACCATCGTGGACGGCCCCTTCCGCGGTTTCCAGGCGATCTTCGATCGCTACCTCTCAAGTAGCGAGCGGGTGGCAATATTGCTTGACGCGATTGGAGCCAGTTCCATCAGGGTGGTTTTACCGCTAAGTTGCGTGGCTGAGTGA
- a CDS encoding alpha/beta hydrolase produces the protein MAVAKSKLPAAKSTPQKRTEAPFCQRYFDQRWLLDATVASVGLEWDQPRALLPVRTCGAEAMADMRAIAAQVKRYDDIAPAYEAAAWLRESKAKAAEAEGNLITARDNYLLASVLWGGAQWPLHENNADNIRYNEHKNACYLAWARNAPHPVERVEIALGKATFPAYLHMPAQPGSGPLPAVISIPGMDSFKELSCAQHGDNWLERGMALLAIDGPGQGECLIRNLHCTANNFEDVGRAAYAYLASRPEIDPQRIAVNGVSMGSFWAIQAAAAEPRIKACASSLTCLEPGMDTIFNAASPTFKIRYMYMSGFSNEARFDSFAKTLSPLPAARRLRCPLLVVGGEKDQLSPLEHSHRLMEVVKSPRRLVIYQGDRHSLGATPAPYRGPSPAPLIADWVAQRLAGKPFPSESWFVKFNGEVVKTALE, from the coding sequence ATGGCAGTAGCCAAGTCCAAGCTCCCAGCGGCCAAGAGCACTCCCCAAAAGCGCACCGAAGCCCCCTTTTGTCAACGGTATTTCGACCAGCGTTGGCTGCTCGACGCTACCGTGGCTTCGGTTGGTCTGGAATGGGACCAGCCACGCGCCTTGCTGCCGGTTCGCACCTGCGGTGCCGAAGCGATGGCGGACATGCGGGCGATCGCGGCCCAGGTCAAGCGCTATGACGATATTGCCCCGGCGTACGAGGCCGCCGCTTGGTTGCGTGAAAGCAAGGCCAAGGCAGCCGAAGCCGAGGGTAATCTAATTACCGCGCGCGATAATTATCTGTTGGCCTCGGTCCTGTGGGGCGGCGCGCAATGGCCGCTGCATGAGAACAATGCCGACAATATACGTTATAATGAGCATAAGAACGCCTGCTACCTCGCTTGGGCTCGCAACGCGCCCCATCCGGTGGAGCGAGTCGAGATCGCGCTGGGTAAAGCAACCTTTCCGGCCTATCTGCATATGCCCGCCCAGCCGGGATCGGGGCCACTGCCGGCTGTAATCTCGATCCCGGGGATGGACAGCTTCAAAGAGCTGTCATGTGCTCAGCATGGTGACAATTGGCTAGAGCGAGGCATGGCATTGCTGGCGATCGATGGCCCCGGCCAAGGCGAATGCCTGATCCGCAACCTGCATTGCACCGCCAACAATTTCGAGGATGTCGGGCGCGCCGCCTACGCTTACCTGGCTTCTCGACCCGAGATCGACCCTCAGCGCATCGCAGTCAACGGGGTCAGTATGGGCTCGTTCTGGGCGATCCAGGCGGCCGCGGCCGAACCCCGGATCAAGGCTTGCGCCTCTTCGCTGACCTGCCTGGAACCGGGGATGGACACGATTTTCAACGCCGCCTCGCCTACTTTCAAAATTCGTTACATGTACATGTCGGGATTCAGCAACGAAGCGCGCTTCGATAGCTTCGCCAAAACGCTCAGCCCCCTCCCGGCCGCCCGCCGCCTGCGGTGCCCGTTGCTAGTGGTCGGGGGCGAGAAGGATCAGCTAAGCCCGCTAGAACATTCCCATCGGCTGATGGAAGTGGTGAAAAGTCCGCGCCGGCTGGTGATCTACCAAGGCGATCGCCATTCCCTGGGTGCTACCCCGGCGCCCTACAGAGGCCCCTCGCCCGCACCTTTGATTGCCGACTGGGTGGCACAACGGTTGGCAGGCAAGCCCTTCCCCTCCGAGAGCTGGTTTGTAAAATTTAACGGCGAGGTTGTCAAAACCGCGCTTGAGTAA
- a CDS encoding anaerobic glycerol-3-phosphate dehydrogenase subunit C: MDRIKAQPTEGLSYNPSEPKYWEPKGLEQELTRVFDVCQSCRLCFNLCPSFPTLFAAVEEHEGDAAALSAAERQEVVDLCYGCKLCEIRCPYTPRDGHEFQLDFPRLMQRAKALEARQHGVGLRNKLLGDPDKLGKLGSLTPFMANWANNSRFHRIVMEKLLGIHRDKKLPDFQGETFERWLSSHPLPAAPADPAAKVALFHTCFINYNDPAPGRAAVAVLSKNQCAIRCPRQNCCGMPALDGGDVEFARKQAQSNIDSLLPLVKEGWQVAVINPTCSLMMRQEYPRLIDHDDARALAAAVVDTHELLYQLRRVERFNREFRSTPGAVAYHIPCHLKAQHIGLRARDLMRLIPGAEITSVDACCAHDGTWAMKKEFFPLSMQWGEKAFSGMRDAQARLMATDCPLAALQIEQATGVHPIHPLEVLARAYDPKGFEQAVPPAQAKNP, encoded by the coding sequence ATGGATCGGATCAAAGCCCAACCCACCGAGGGCCTGTCCTACAATCCCAGCGAGCCCAAGTATTGGGAGCCCAAGGGACTCGAGCAGGAACTGACCCGCGTCTTCGACGTTTGTCAGAGCTGCCGCCTCTGTTTCAATCTATGCCCCTCCTTTCCCACCTTGTTCGCGGCGGTCGAAGAGCACGAGGGCGACGCGGCGGCGTTGAGCGCGGCTGAGCGTCAAGAGGTGGTGGATCTGTGCTACGGCTGCAAGCTGTGCGAAATTAGATGTCCTTACACCCCGCGCGACGGGCATGAGTTTCAATTGGATTTTCCCCGCTTGATGCAGCGAGCCAAGGCGCTGGAGGCACGCCAACATGGGGTGGGCTTACGCAACAAACTGCTGGGTGACCCCGACAAATTGGGCAAGCTGGGCAGTCTGACCCCCTTCATGGCCAATTGGGCCAACAACAGCCGCTTTCATCGAATCGTGATGGAAAAGCTGTTGGGAATCCATCGCGACAAAAAGCTGCCCGATTTTCAGGGCGAGACTTTTGAGCGCTGGCTGAGCAGCCATCCGCTCCCCGCTGCGCCGGCCGATCCTGCGGCCAAAGTCGCGCTGTTTCACACCTGCTTTATCAACTACAACGACCCCGCCCCAGGCCGGGCTGCAGTCGCGGTGTTGAGCAAGAATCAATGCGCGATCCGTTGTCCGCGCCAGAACTGTTGCGGAATGCCGGCACTGGACGGGGGCGATGTGGAATTCGCGCGCAAGCAGGCTCAAAGCAATATCGACAGCCTGCTGCCGCTGGTCAAGGAAGGTTGGCAGGTAGCGGTCATTAACCCCACCTGTTCCCTGATGATGCGTCAGGAATATCCACGCCTGATAGACCATGACGACGCGCGCGCGCTAGCCGCGGCGGTGGTGGACACCCACGAGCTGCTCTACCAGTTGCGGCGGGTTGAGCGGTTCAATCGCGAATTTCGCTCCACTCCCGGCGCCGTGGCCTATCATATCCCCTGCCATCTCAAAGCACAGCACATCGGCTTGCGCGCCCGCGATCTGATGCGACTCATCCCGGGGGCGGAAATCACCAGCGTCGATGCCTGCTGCGCCCACGACGGCACCTGGGCGATGAAGAAGGAATTCTTCCCCTTGTCGATGCAATGGGGCGAAAAGGCCTTCAGCGGGATGCGCGACGCGCAGGCCCGCCTGATGGCCACCGACTGCCCTTTGGCCGCGCTGCAGATCGAACAGGCCACCGGCGTCCATCCGATCCATCCCCTGGAAGTGCTCGCCCGCGCCTACGATCCCAAGGGCTTCGAGCAGGCGGTACCCCCGGCTCAGGCCAAAAACCCATGA
- a CDS encoding 1,4-dihydroxy-2-naphthoate polyprenyltransferase — protein MTAQAQAAAFRINPARAWWMAVRVPTLPAAVVPVLVGSALAARDHRFSSAIFIAVLAASVLIQIGTNLTNDLADFRKGADTSERVGPIRVTQAGILSPRAVATGSVVSFGLATALGIYLAIQGGWPIVAVGVACVLAGITYTAGPWPYGYHALGDLICFIFFGLVAVLGTYYLYARALTALAWLLSLPVAALVTAILVVNNLRDLQTDQRTGKHTLATIIGRTGTQLEYFALLASAYLVVLIVVARREAQPWALLAWLTLPMAARLARELRAKQGAALNPVLKATARLHLLFGLLLALGLIL, from the coding sequence ATGACAGCGCAAGCTCAGGCTGCCGCCTTCAGGATCAACCCTGCCCGCGCATGGTGGATGGCGGTTCGAGTTCCCACCTTGCCCGCGGCGGTCGTCCCCGTTCTGGTCGGCAGCGCGCTGGCCGCGCGTGACCATCGCTTCAGTAGCGCCATCTTCATCGCCGTGCTGGCGGCCTCGGTTCTGATTCAGATCGGGACCAACCTGACCAACGACTTGGCCGATTTTCGCAAAGGTGCCGACACCAGCGAGCGGGTGGGTCCGATCCGAGTGACACAAGCCGGCATTTTGAGTCCCCGTGCCGTGGCCACAGGCAGTGTGGTCAGCTTCGGCTTGGCGACAGCACTGGGAATTTATCTGGCGATTCAAGGTGGCTGGCCAATCGTCGCGGTGGGTGTCGCTTGTGTTCTGGCCGGAATTACCTACACCGCCGGCCCCTGGCCCTACGGCTATCATGCCTTGGGCGATCTCATCTGCTTCATCTTCTTCGGCTTGGTCGCGGTGCTTGGAACCTATTACCTTTACGCCCGCGCCTTGACGGCACTGGCTTGGTTGCTTTCGCTCCCGGTCGCGGCTCTGGTAACGGCTATTCTGGTGGTCAATAACCTGCGCGACCTGCAAACCGATCAGCGTACCGGCAAACACACCCTGGCCACTATCATCGGTCGCACCGGAACCCAGCTCGAATATTTCGCGCTACTGGCCAGCGCCTACCTGGTGGTGCTGATTGTGGTCGCCCGGCGCGAGGCCCAACCCTGGGCCCTGCTGGCGTGGCTGACCTTGCCAATGGCGGCCCGCTTGGCACGCGAACTGCGGGCCAAGCAGGGCGCGGCGCTCAACCCCGTGCTTAAGGCCACCGCCCGCCTCCATTTGCTCTTCGGCCTGCTACTCGCCCTGGGGCTGATACTCTAG
- a CDS encoding DUF3501 family protein: protein MIAVQPTQLLSPGQYETLRPLLRPLFIAEKERRRLELGAHLTLLFENTQTVWYQIQEMIRSEKIVAFDALAHELETYNELLPDPHQLSATLLIQFPDPAQRDEQLHRLVGLERHLWLIDGERRELARFDTRQMTEERISSVHFVKFSLGDYNAEQFLERARHGRLAIEVDHPHLSARAPVNGTLAVALASDLEQY from the coding sequence ATGATTGCGGTACAGCCAACTCAGCTTCTGTCGCCGGGCCAATACGAGACTTTGCGTCCCTTGCTGCGCCCGCTCTTTATCGCTGAAAAGGAACGGCGGCGGCTGGAGCTAGGGGCTCATCTGACTTTGCTATTCGAGAATACCCAGACCGTCTGGTACCAGATTCAGGAGATGATTCGCAGCGAGAAGATCGTTGCCTTCGATGCCCTGGCGCATGAATTGGAAACTTACAATGAGCTGCTGCCGGACCCACATCAACTGTCTGCCACCCTGCTGATCCAGTTCCCCGATCCGGCCCAGCGCGACGAGCAGTTGCACCGGTTGGTGGGACTGGAGCGCCACTTGTGGCTGATTGATGGCGAGCGGCGAGAGTTGGCCCGATTCGACACCCGTCAAATGACCGAAGAGCGCATCAGCTCGGTTCATTTCGTTAAATTTTCGCTTGGCGACTATAACGCCGAGCAGTTTCTCGAGCGCGCACGCCACGGGCGGCTTGCGATCGAGGTCGATCATCCCCACCTCAGCGCCAGAGCACCCGTTAACGGCACTCTGGCTGTCGCTTTGGCGAGCGATCTGGAGCAGTATTAG
- a CDS encoding rubrerythrin family protein, protein MANLKGSKTHENLKAAFAGESQANRRYLYFAKIADVEGNPEVAGLFRDTAEGETGHAHGHLDYLKSVGDPVTDQPIGDTLANLKSAVFGETYEYTDMYPGMAKTARDEGFKEIADWFETLAKAEKSHAGRFSKAASSL, encoded by the coding sequence ATGGCAAATCTAAAGGGAAGCAAGACCCACGAAAACCTCAAGGCGGCTTTCGCCGGCGAAAGCCAGGCCAACCGTCGCTATCTGTATTTCGCCAAAATCGCCGATGTCGAAGGCAACCCGGAAGTGGCCGGCTTGTTCCGCGACACAGCCGAGGGTGAGACCGGCCACGCTCATGGCCATCTAGATTATCTCAAGTCGGTGGGCGATCCGGTGACCGATCAGCCGATCGGCGACACTTTGGCCAACCTCAAGTCGGCGGTCTTTGGTGAAACCTACGAGTACACCGACATGTACCCCGGAATGGCCAAGACGGCACGCGATGAGGGCTTCAAGGAAATCGCGGACTGGTTCGAGACCCTGGCCAAGGCCGAGAAATCCCATGCCGGTCGTTTCTCCAAGGCTGCCAGCAGTCTGTAG
- a CDS encoding transcriptional repressor produces MNGPTLISPAWRRRYADQRLEAFSQRCHQRGLALTPQRLAVMRALLAASDHPRAESIFAALREQFPTISLATVHRTLETLCAIGEARKVTALHDSARYDGNTQPHHHLVCVRCRRVSDIEMAEFDHLLHGRERLGEYALLGATVEIQALCASCQMRTRAANPRRTKRAKAPNPAED; encoded by the coding sequence ATGAATGGTCCGACCCTCATCAGCCCAGCCTGGCGCAGACGTTACGCCGACCAGCGGCTGGAGGCTTTCAGCCAGCGCTGCCACCAGCGCGGGCTAGCCTTGACCCCACAGCGGCTAGCGGTGATGCGGGCGCTGCTGGCCGCCAGCGACCATCCCCGCGCCGAGAGCATTTTCGCCGCGCTCCGAGAGCAATTCCCCACCATCTCTTTGGCCACCGTCCATCGCACCCTGGAGACCCTGTGCGCGATCGGCGAGGCACGCAAGGTGACGGCCCTGCACGACAGCGCTCGTTACGACGGCAACACCCAGCCCCATCATCATCTGGTCTGCGTGCGCTGCCGACGAGTGAGCGATATCGAGATGGCGGAGTTCGACCATCTCCTGCACGGGCGTGAACGGTTGGGCGAGTATGCGCTATTGGGGGCCACGGTGGAGATTCAGGCGCTGTGCGCCAGTTGTCAAATGAGAACACGGGCGGCAAACCCGCGCCGAACAAAACGAGCAAAAGCTCCTAATCCAGCGGAGGACTGA
- a CDS encoding ubiquinone/menaquinone biosynthesis methyltransferase: MLPAASSRPSAELSKAVAVRAMFARIVPRYDLVNRLMSLGMDRRWRRLAVAAAQPQGAVALDAATGTGDLITELERQGSRMVVGADFCPEMVFAAAAKLGRAPHRGLLAADVLQLPFPDSQFDCIVNGFLLRNVANLDRAFEEFRRVLKPGGRLVCLDLTPAPRWLRPLLWPYFALFVPLLGGLISGDFAAYRYLPASVHSHPQADELCRRMVNAGLEQASYRRLNLGTIALHLAYKPAVARQPLAPPDTT; this comes from the coding sequence ATGCTACCCGCCGCCAGCAGTCGGCCGAGCGCGGAACTTTCCAAGGCGGTCGCGGTGCGCGCGATGTTCGCCCGCATCGTGCCGCGCTACGACCTCGTCAACCGGCTGATGAGCTTGGGGATGGACCGACGCTGGCGGCGCCTGGCCGTGGCCGCCGCTCAGCCTCAAGGCGCGGTCGCGTTGGATGCCGCCACCGGCACCGGGGATTTGATAACCGAGCTGGAGCGCCAAGGTAGCCGTATGGTGGTGGGTGCGGATTTTTGCCCGGAAATGGTTTTCGCCGCCGCCGCCAAGCTGGGCCGTGCACCCCATCGCGGCCTGCTCGCGGCCGATGTTCTGCAATTGCCTTTCCCCGACAGCCAGTTTGATTGCATCGTCAACGGCTTCCTCCTGCGCAACGTCGCCAATCTGGACCGCGCGTTTGAGGAATTTCGCCGCGTGCTCAAACCGGGCGGACGGCTGGTATGCCTGGATTTGACTCCTGCGCCGCGCTGGCTCAGACCGCTGCTGTGGCCCTATTTCGCCCTTTTCGTACCGCTCCTGGGTGGGCTGATAAGCGGCGACTTTGCCGCCTATCGCTATCTGCCGGCTTCGGTCCACAGCCATCCACAAGCCGACGAACTGTGCCGGCGGATGGTGAATGCGGGGCTGGAGCAGGCTAGTTACCGGCGGCTTAATCTAGGCACGATTGCGCTTCATCTCGCCTATAAGCCCGCCGTCGCGCGCCAGCCGCTTGCGCCACCAGATACTACCTGA
- a CDS encoding SLBB domain-containing protein, whose product MINRRRLGSAILAVWIGLGWVELARAQGLAGNPGPAVNGDGGELPQESLNNPQALAQRLGLTPEQISSYQNAIAGGGLSSDQLEALSARAQAKGLSMQETIAIAQSMGLSAAQIEQLRSRAPVHSQPPATPASAVAASGAESALEKKFALLDQPDALPPPPDTKHLRQFGYSLFSAPVSTFAPVAEVPVGSDYVLGPGDELNINTWGRFSRSQVISVDRNGAIFLTEVGPLQVAGLTFGQAQKLIEGHLDQITGIDSQVTMGRLRTIGIFVLGEVAQPGAYTVSALARISNGLRAAGGINPTGSLRQVQLRRAGHVVATLDLYDLLLRGDNREDLRLQARDVIFVPVIGAVTAVAGEIKRPAIYELRGASASLQEVVHLAGGATPFSYAQRLQVIRTANHSHMVALDIDLERIADQRFQVQDGDLIKIFSVLPGPDNEVVLSGNVRRPGSYQLYDGMKVTDLIRRGEGVLPHTFFAYALLKRLQGADRTTLYQPLNLGDLLADPSDPGNLPLRPGDELVIYGENQMQSQPTVRVEGQVRAPGLYPLSHGMRVSDLVYAAGGAADQAYLARAELARTEVLHGARTVHTFFTINLQAALHGDREQNLLLRDNDELSIWAAPGWHLPWLVTVQGEVARPGPYTIRKGERLASLLKRCGGLLPDAYLPGLILIRESIRKREQEQVELARSRLAAGLAQLQLTQAQSSNSGNPPAATNFDTLERLLSQAQGLQAPGRLVVQLGPLDGPMPSDQDVVLEDQDRIMVPKVPSAVSVMGQVYTPTAIVYDATMRVEDYLQRAGGPTELADPENIFVIKANGLILTRRGYDLSRRSRIFPFLPVISGGLMASRLQPGDTVYVPDKIVRSNKLEVARDVATIIGQSATALGMIGVLAVGI is encoded by the coding sequence ATGATTAACCGACGCAGGCTGGGAAGCGCGATTTTGGCTGTCTGGATAGGGTTGGGCTGGGTTGAGCTTGCGCGCGCGCAGGGGCTGGCTGGCAATCCTGGGCCGGCGGTGAATGGCGATGGGGGAGAGCTGCCCCAGGAGAGTTTAAACAACCCCCAAGCACTGGCGCAGCGGCTGGGTTTGACGCCCGAGCAGATCAGCAGCTACCAAAACGCGATCGCCGGCGGCGGCTTGAGTTCGGATCAGCTCGAAGCTCTCAGCGCGCGGGCGCAAGCCAAAGGGCTGAGTATGCAGGAGACTATCGCGATCGCGCAGTCGATGGGGCTGAGCGCGGCGCAAATCGAACAACTGCGTAGCCGCGCCCCCGTGCATAGCCAGCCGCCGGCAACGCCGGCCAGCGCGGTTGCGGCCAGCGGGGCCGAGAGCGCGCTGGAAAAGAAGTTTGCCCTCTTGGACCAGCCCGACGCGCTACCACCCCCGCCCGACACCAAACATCTGCGTCAATTCGGCTACAGCCTGTTTTCCGCCCCAGTTTCCACCTTTGCGCCAGTGGCCGAGGTGCCGGTAGGCAGCGATTACGTGTTGGGACCCGGTGACGAATTGAACATCAACACCTGGGGTCGCTTTTCACGCAGCCAGGTGATCTCGGTTGACCGCAATGGGGCGATTTTTCTGACGGAAGTCGGCCCTTTGCAGGTAGCAGGGCTGACCTTCGGACAAGCGCAAAAACTGATCGAGGGGCATCTCGATCAAATCACCGGTATCGACTCGCAGGTCACGATGGGGCGCTTGCGCACGATCGGCATTTTCGTGCTGGGCGAAGTCGCTCAGCCCGGCGCCTACACGGTCAGCGCCTTGGCGCGCATCTCCAATGGCCTGCGCGCCGCCGGTGGAATCAACCCTACCGGCAGCTTGCGCCAGGTGCAGTTGCGGCGCGCCGGGCATGTAGTCGCCACGCTGGATTTGTACGATTTGCTGCTGCGCGGCGATAATCGAGAGGACCTGCGCCTGCAAGCGCGCGACGTCATTTTCGTTCCGGTAATCGGAGCGGTGACGGCGGTCGCGGGCGAGATCAAGCGACCCGCCATCTATGAGCTGCGCGGCGCCAGCGCCAGCTTGCAAGAGGTGGTCCACTTGGCGGGAGGCGCCACTCCCTTCAGCTATGCCCAGCGCTTGCAGGTTATCCGCACCGCCAACCACAGCCACATGGTGGCCTTGGATATCGACCTAGAGCGTATCGCCGACCAGCGCTTTCAGGTGCAGGACGGTGATCTGATTAAAATCTTTTCGGTCCTACCCGGCCCCGACAACGAAGTGGTGCTCAGCGGCAACGTGCGCCGGCCGGGCAGCTATCAGCTTTACGACGGGATGAAAGTAACCGACCTAATCCGCCGCGGCGAAGGGGTTCTACCCCATACCTTCTTTGCCTATGCCCTCCTCAAGCGCTTGCAGGGAGCCGACCGCACCACCCTTTATCAGCCGCTCAATCTGGGCGACCTGCTAGCCGACCCCAGCGACCCAGGCAATTTACCGCTGCGCCCGGGCGACGAGCTGGTAATTTACGGGGAAAACCAGATGCAGTCCCAGCCCACCGTCAGAGTGGAAGGCCAGGTCCGCGCACCCGGCCTATATCCGCTCAGCCATGGGATGAGGGTGAGCGATCTGGTCTATGCCGCCGGTGGGGCGGCAGACCAGGCCTACTTGGCCCGAGCCGAGCTGGCGCGCACCGAAGTTCTGCATGGCGCGCGCACCGTGCACACCTTCTTCACCATCAATTTGCAAGCCGCCTTGCACGGCGACCGGGAGCAAAACCTACTCCTGCGCGACAACGACGAACTCTCGATCTGGGCGGCCCCAGGCTGGCATCTGCCCTGGCTGGTTACTGTCCAGGGCGAGGTGGCACGTCCTGGCCCCTATACTATCCGCAAAGGCGAGCGGCTGGCCTCTCTGCTCAAGCGCTGCGGAGGCCTGCTCCCGGATGCCTACCTGCCGGGATTGATCTTGATTCGCGAATCAATTCGCAAACGTGAGCAGGAACAGGTCGAACTCGCGCGCTCGCGCCTAGCCGCGGGCTTGGCTCAACTGCAGCTCACTCAGGCCCAAAGCTCCAACAGCGGCAATCCCCCTGCCGCGACCAACTTCGACACCCTAGAGCGCCTGCTGTCACAGGCTCAGGGGTTGCAGGCCCCGGGGCGGCTGGTCGTGCAGTTGGGGCCGCTTGACGGTCCGATGCCCTCTGACCAAGATGTGGTGCTGGAAGATCAGGACCGGATTATGGTGCCCAAAGTACCCAGCGCGGTCTCGGTGATGGGCCAGGTATATACCCCCACCGCGATCGTCTATGACGCCACCATGCGGGTGGAAGATTACTTGCAACGGGCTGGTGGTCCGACCGAATTGGCCGACCCCGAGAATATCTTCGTGATCAAGGCCAACGGCCTGATCCTGACCCGCAGAGGCTACGACTTGAGCCGTCGCTCGCGAATCTTCCCATTTTTGCCGGTGATCTCGGGCGGCTTGATGGCCAGTCGGCTACAGCCCGGCGATACGGTCTATGTGCCCGACAAAATCGTGCGCAGCAACAAACTGGAAGTGGCACGCGACGTGGCCACCATCATCGGTCAAAGCGCCACCGCCTTGGGCATGATCGGAGTGCTGGCGGTCGGGATCTAG